A DNA window from Candidatus Latescibacterota bacterium contains the following coding sequences:
- a CDS encoding glutamine synthetase, with protein MESTKPHLREFLEIPYDQLEELNLASKAHQESWAPMEEVEAERRRYLEGEKRIKAVTVAFTDLEGRLHMLDYDKKFLLKADQLTFDGSSIRGFTKIAESDLRLGIDWRAFYWMPADVFGPGKVLVFGHVLGKDGQPYEADFRGRLLQLTQELYWKDGTVANVSAEIEGFLFKNRDAERAYYEHGEFDLISTGGYFHSLPQDPLRQFIDTAAEVQRAMGFENEKDHPEVGPSQFEMNFKYAPALIAADRIQLYKLLCRQVAQGMGMTASFLPKPITGINGSGMHTNISLARKGDNLFWEEGAKLNMSRTGHDFMQRVLHNAEDICLILNASVNAYRRLDPNFEAPNEIAASPTDRSAMIRIPLATRGGQRIEVRSVGPDVNPYMLIYTLLRTGMEGPQPDPHAPKPKRIRKRTLPGNIYDAMGAFRRSAWAKEVLGDASHMKYCELKEMSAHRCPRELGNRIKRAEIMFHHEVTNQMLWNSF; from the coding sequence AGATCCCCTACGACCAGCTCGAAGAGCTGAACCTCGCCTCCAAGGCCCACCAGGAGAGCTGGGCGCCGATGGAGGAGGTCGAGGCCGAGCGGCGCCGCTACCTCGAGGGCGAGAAGCGGATCAAGGCCGTCACCGTCGCCTTCACCGATCTCGAGGGCCGGCTCCACATGCTGGACTACGACAAGAAGTTCCTGCTGAAGGCCGACCAGCTCACCTTCGACGGCAGCTCGATCCGGGGCTTCACCAAGATCGCCGAGAGCGACCTGCGCCTGGGCATCGACTGGCGCGCCTTCTACTGGATGCCGGCGGACGTCTTCGGCCCCGGCAAGGTGCTGGTCTTCGGACACGTCCTCGGCAAGGACGGCCAGCCCTACGAGGCGGACTTCCGCGGCCGCCTGCTGCAGCTCACCCAGGAGCTCTACTGGAAGGACGGCACGGTGGCCAACGTGTCGGCCGAGATCGAGGGCTTCCTCTTCAAGAACCGCGACGCCGAGCGCGCCTACTACGAGCACGGCGAGTTCGATCTCATCTCCACGGGCGGCTACTTCCACAGCCTGCCGCAGGATCCGCTGCGCCAGTTCATCGACACCGCCGCCGAAGTGCAGCGCGCCATGGGCTTCGAGAACGAGAAGGACCACCCCGAGGTGGGTCCGTCGCAGTTCGAGATGAACTTCAAGTACGCGCCGGCTCTCATCGCCGCCGACCGCATCCAGCTCTACAAGCTGCTCTGCCGGCAGGTGGCCCAGGGCATGGGCATGACGGCGAGCTTCCTGCCGAAGCCCATCACCGGCATCAACGGCAGCGGCATGCACACGAACATCTCGCTGGCGCGGAAGGGCGACAACCTGTTCTGGGAAGAGGGCGCGAAGCTCAACATGTCCAGGACCGGACACGACTTCATGCAGAGGGTCCTCCACAACGCCGAGGACATCTGCCTGATCCTGAACGCGAGCGTGAACGCGTATCGCCGTCTCGATCCCAACTTCGAGGCGCCCAACGAGATCGCCGCCAGCCCCACCGACCGCAGCGCCATGATCCGCATCCCGCTGGCCACGCGCGGCGGGCAGCGCATCGAGGTGCGCTCGGTCGGCCCCGACGTGAACCCCTACATGCTGATCTACACGCTGCTGCGCACGGGCATGGAGGGTCCCCAGCCGGATCCCCACGCGCCCAAGCCCAAGCGGATCCGCAAGCGCACGTTGCCGGGGAACATCTACGACGCCATGGGCGCGTTCCGCCGCAGCGCCTGGGCCAAGGAAGTGCTGGGCGACGCGAGCCACATGAAGTACTGCGAGCTCAAGGAGATGAGCGCCCACCGCTGCCCGCGCGAGCTGGGCAATCGGATCAAGCGCGCGGAGATCATGTTCCACCACGAGGTGACGAACCAGATGCTCTGGAACAGCTTCTAG